In Metarhizium brunneum chromosome 3, complete sequence, a genomic segment contains:
- the swd1 gene encoding Set1 complex component swd1, with translation MNLLLSDDYLLQDYPESITNTIRSGHATVVRFNRKGDYLASGRVDGAVAIWDLETMGVARKLRGHRWKAILWDLQDGKRLREVRFRAPAYMAELHPWNHLQFVASLFEEQPVLVDMTDLVDVKHILPSVPKRTNSEGSAAQREKQAKEDAKEKTTSAIWTSTGDHIIAGTSKGKINFIDTKTFEIIYSEKVCSGVITTLRITGAGRDLLVNSQDRIIRTFRIPNLSVDDLDLDTIQLPLEHKFQDVVNKLSWNHVTFSATGEYVAASTYNNHELYVWERNHGSLVCMLKDPKEEQGVIEWHPSRALLAACGLETGRIYIWSVISPQKWSALAPDFAEVEENVEYIEREDEFDIYAQEEIHRRRLDAEDEDVDVLTLDPTKFDDDIDSFRMPILFNLGESDSEDEFIAVSTGTMRRRSPGEGQSDIDGPVDTVTTKKGGTAKGGGRGRKKVLP, from the exons ATGAACCTGCTGTTGTCGGACGACTACCTGCTTCAGGACTATCCTGAGagcatcaccaacaccatACGATCCGGTCATGCCACGGTGGTTCGATTCAATCGCAAGGGTGACTACCTTGCCTCCGGCCGAGTTGATGGCGCCGTCGCTATTTGGGACTTGGAGACGATGGGAGTGGCACGGAAATTGAGAGGCCACA GGTGGAAGGCTATTTTATGGGATCTTCAGGATGGCAAGAGATTGCGCGAGGTGCGCTTTCGTGCGCCGGCGTATATGGCTGAGCTTCATCCATGGAACCA CCTGCAGTTCGTCGCGTCGCTCTTCGAAGAACAGCCGGTTTTAGTAGACATGACCGACCTTGTCGATGTCAAGCATATCCTTCCATCTGTGCCAAAGAGGACGAATTCTGAAGGAAGCGCTGCACAAAGAGAGAAACAGGCAAAGGAAGACGCCAAAGAAAAGACGACGTCGGCTATTTGGACCTCGACCGGCGACCACATCATTGCCGGTACAAGCAAGGGTAAAATCAACTTCATTGATACAAAGACTTTTGAGATCATTTATTCAGAGAAAGTTTGCTCTGGAGTTATAACCACACTGCGCATCACTGGCGCAGGTCGCGACCTGCTTGTCAACTCGCAGGACCGCATTATCCGCACGTTCAGGATACCCAATCTCTCGGTAGACGATTTGGATCTCGACACAATACAACTACCCCTCGAACACAAATTTCAAGACGTCGTCAACAAGCTGTCGTGGAATCATGTCACATTTAGTGCGACGGGCGAATATGTAGCCGCATCGACCTACAACAACCACGAACTCTATGTCTGGGAACGCAACCATGGGAGCTTGGTATGTATGCTTAAGGACCcaaaagaagagcaaggcgTCATTGAATGGCATCCGTCACGGGCGCTCCTCGCAGCCTGTGGATTGGAAACAGGTCGGATATACATCTGGTCCGTCATCAGCCCTCAAAAGTGGTCAGCGCTGGCCCCCGATTTTGCTGAAGTGGAGGAGAACGTCGAATATATTGAGAGAGAGGATGAGTTTGATATATATGCACAGGAAGAAAtccatcgacgacgacttgatgCGGAAGACGAAGATGTGGACGTCCTCACGTTGGACCCTACCAAGTTTGATGACGATATCGACAGTTTTCGTATGCCTATTTTGTTTAACCTTGGGGAAAGTGATAGTGAGGACGAGTTCATTGCTGTATCAACCGGCACCATGAGACGTAGGAGCCCTGGCGAGGGCCAAAGCGACATCGACGGGCCCGTAGACACGGTGACCACCAAGAAGGGCGGCACTGCCAAGGGGGGCGGCCGGGGCAGGAAAAAAGTCCTCCCCTGA
- the rgt-1 gene encoding tRNA(His) guanylyltransferase, which yields MANSKFEYVRNFEQPDPLLPNTWIVVRIDGRAFTKMCAKYEFQKPNDRRALDLMNVAAMAVVTDIPEIIIAYGVSDEYSFVLHKSCDLFERRASKLVSTIVSTFTANYVFSWPTCFLDTPLSFPLPTFDGRAVCYPSVQNLRDYLSWRQVDCHINNLYNTTFWSLVQLGGLDNKDAERTLAGTLAADKNEILFSRFHINYNNEPEIYKKGSVIFRDYELVDPGSHSVAAEIDDLAEPVTQSKTQTEKDKKRRAKARVVVQHLDIIKDDFWDRRPWILSNKPGKAPKET from the exons ATGGCAAACTCCAA ATTTGAATATGTTCGAAACTTCGAGCAACCAGACCCGTTGCTGCCAAACACATGGATCGTGGTTCGTATCGACGGACGCGCCTTCACAAA GATGTGCGCAAAGTACGAGTTTCAAAAACCCAACGATCGTAGAGCTTTAGATCTCATGAACgtagccgccatggctgttgTTACGGATATCCCCGAGATCATCATAGCATACGGTGTCAGTGACGAGTATAG TTTTGTCCTCCACAAGTCCTGTGACTTGTTTGAGCGACGTGCGAG CAAGTTGGTCAGCACCATCGTATCTACCTTCACAGCGAATTACGTATTTTCTTGGCCCACATGCTTCCTCGATACGCCACTGTCCTTCCCTCTACCAACTTTCGATGGCCGAGCAGTATGTTACCCAAGTGTCCAGAATCTACGTGACTATTTGAGTTGGCGGCAAGTAGACT GTCACATAAACAATTTGTATAACACTACATTCTGGTCCCTCGTCCAGCTTGGTGGGCTTGACAACAAGGATGCTGAAAGAACACTAGCC GGCACCTTGGCAGCAGACAAAAACGAGATACTATTTTCTAGATTCCACATCAACTACAATAACGAACCGGAAATATACAAGAAGGGCAGCGTCATATTCAGAGAT TATGAACTGGTCGATCCCGGTAGCCACTCGGTTGCTGCAGAGATTGACGATTTGGCCGAGCCTGTAACACAATCGAAAACTCAGACTGAAAAGGATAAAAAGAGAAGGGCTAAGGCGCGGGTCGTGGTACAGCACTTGGACATCATCAAAGATGACTTCTGGGATAGAAGACCGTGGATATTATCGAATAAGCCAGGAAAAGCTCCAAAGGAAACATAG
- the ung1 gene encoding Uracil-DNA glycosylase, with protein sequence MSTLKRKGESLTNGGDGKKPKANGSIASFFSAPKPARGAASAPASPAVKFDKQKWLAGLTAEQKQLLKLEIDTLHDSWLALLKDDITSKEFLELKKFLDRETNAGRKWFPPKEDVYSWSRHTPFHNVKVVIVGQDPYHNDRQAHGLAFSVRPPTPAPPSLKNMYIALKKDYPTFVPPPNRGGLLTPWADRGVLMLNTCLTVRAHEANSHSNRGWERFTQKIIDLVAQKRTRGVVFMAWGTPAGKRVQKIDRQRHLILQSVHPSPLSASRGFFDCGHFKMANEWLIKRYGDEGEIDWALTPGVTTKAVAATVAGASVNGTKSVKVEVKEEIKSEVKEMNGSTAVKVTKKTEEDVDSEDEAALEEALRLAEEEVKKAE encoded by the exons ATGTCCACGCTCAAGCGCAAAGGCGAGTCCCTGACAAATGGAGGCGACGGCAAGAAACCCAAGGCCAACGGCTCCATcgcctccttcttcagcgCACCAAAGCCCGCCAGGGGGGCTGCCTCTGCTCCCGCCTCCCCAGCCGTCAAGTTCGACAAGCAAAaatggctggctggcctgACGGCTGAGCAGAAGCAGCTTCTAAAGCTGGAGATTGACACGCTACACGACAGCTGGCTGGCGCTTCTCAAGGATGACATTACGAGCAAGGAGTTTCTGGAGCTGAAGAAGTTTTTGGATCGGGAGACGAATGCTGGGAGGAAGTGGTTCCCCCCAAAGGAGGACGTATATTCCTg GTCGAGACACACACCCTTTCACAACGTCAAggtcgtcatcgtcggccAAGATCCTTACCACAACGATAGGCAGGCACACGGCTTGGCCTTCTCCGTGCGACCTCCCACACCTGCACCGCCCTCCCTCAAGAACATGTATATTGCGCTAAAGAAGGACTACCCTACGTTTGTTCCGCCTCCCAATCGGGGCGGTCTGCTTACACCGTGGGCTGACCGTGGCGTACTGATGCTGAATACCTGCTTGACGGTGCGAGCTCACGAGGCGAACTCGCATTCGAACCGTGGCTGGGAGCGCTTCACACAAAAGATCATTGATCTCGTGGCTCAAAAACGTACCCGGGGAGTCGTGTTCATGGCATGGGGCACGCCGGCTGGCAAGAGGGTACAGAAAATCGACAGGCAGCGACATTTGATTCTACAGAGCGTCCACCCGAGTCCACTGAGCGCATCTAGGGGGTTCTTTGACTGTGGTCACTTCAAGATGGCGAATGAGTGGCTTATCAAGCGGTATGGCGATGAGGGCGAAATCGACTGGGCGTTGACGCCAGGCGTCACGACCAAGGCTGTTGCAGCCACGGTCGCTGGTGCATCTGTCAACGGGACCAAGTCGGTCAAGGTGGAAGTCAAGGAGGAAATCAAATCCGAGGTGAAGGAAATGAATGGATCTACTGCAGTTAAGGTTACCAAGAAAACAGAAGAGGATGTGGATTCGGAGGACGAGGCCGCGCTAGAGGAAGCTCTTCGATTAGCGGAGGAAGAGGTAAAGAAGGCAGAGTAG
- the SEL1L gene encoding Protein sel-1 1, which yields MRSSAIWLLLLPQAAFVLGTNAQYYKDNHAENTLWKEPKNHGLGPNTDVETEHVQPPVRQPGAEFVDAALSQLNKASRSSQHRRQQSSGIVGTVVRYILNTLPTGPATAPSQEQQQQSKSAATGPLANAVDLLEKAANQNNSDALYLLAELNFFGNHSHARDLHAAYNYYNHLASSYGNTTAQYMLGLFHSTGLGDVVPRDQAKALLYYTFAALRGDTRAAMATAFRHHIGIGASKSCEVAVKYYKRVADKAIQWHRSGPPGGVTWIYQGWRIADDDGGVYGEGASAASSGLNARKVSVHSDANAAISDVIEYLDLMSQKGDVKASLNLGRIFYDGQRGLDHDYGLAKKYFFLVASRYWKRDGTLVDNAKPGTDKIAAKAAGFIGRMYLRGEGLPQNFERAKVWFERGTKLNDAQSQYGMGLILLNGLGVKENVKRASELFQLAAAADYAPAQVEIGRLYLDQGEAEDLRVASNFFELAARYGNIEAHYYLAEMIYNGVGREKACNMALGYYKNVAEKAEPLVSSWADANDAYDAGDYEVAFLEYLMAAEQGYERAQNNVAYMLDMTESEKKSLWLGKSQTEGTLLNNPSLALIHWTRSSKQANIDSLVKMGDYYFYGIGTKADVGKAVQCYTGASEYSQSAQALFNLGWMHENGVGLEQDFHLAKRFYDQALEVNEEAYLPVTLSLLKLRIRSAWNTITHGEVHSIQDEPSKSKDWSLAEWIANFMKDDQYYDDEALYGDYMDDDTLDVGDDDYLDAGGVVESILVVGITFSLVLLLWYRQRMQQAYAQAEEARRQGQGQGQGQGQQAQAQQPIPGPAGNPANRFDGFGGWAAGGMGL from the exons ATGAGGAGTTCAGCCATATGGCTTCTCC TGCTTCCGCAGGCCGCTTTTGTTCTGGGTACGAACGCGCAATATTATAAAGATAATCATGCGGAAAATACGCTCTGGAAGGAACCGAAGAACCATGGACTTGGTCCCAATACAGATGTTGAGACGGAGCATGTCCAGCCGCCGGTTCGGCAACCAG GAGCCGAATTCGTCGACGCTGCGCTATCGCAACTGAATAAAGCGTCGCGATCATCGCAACACCGAAGACAGCAGTCATCCGGCATAGTCGGAACCGTTGTCCGATACATCCTAAACACCCTACCTACAGGACCTGCGACGGCCCCCTCACaggagcagcaacagcaatCAAAGTCCGCCGCAACTGGTCCTCTCGCAAATGCTGTTGATTTGTTAGAAAAAGCCGCGAACCAGAATAATTCCGATGCCCTATATCTACTAGCAGAATTGAATTTCTTTGGGAACCACAGCCATGCCAGAGATCTTCACGCCGCGTATAATTACTACAACCACCTGGCCAGCTCTTATGGCAACACGACTGCGCAATACATGTTGGGGCTCTTTCATTCAACGGGTCTTGGTGACGTAGTCCCGCGAGATCAGGCCAAGGCCTTGCTTTACTACACATTTGCAGCTCTCCGCGGCGATACtcgcgccgccatggctacCGCTTTCAGGCATCACATTGGTATTGGGGCTTCAAAGAGCTGTGAAGTAGCGGTTAAATATTACAAGCGCGTAGCCGACAAGGCAATTCAATGGCATCGATCTGGCCCTCCCGGCGGCGTGACCTGGATTTACCAGGGATGGCGAATtgcggacgacgacggtggTGTTTATGGTGAGGGCGCTAGTGCGGCAAGCTCTGGACTGAACGCACGCAAAGTGAGCGTACACTCTGATGCGAACGCTGCCATTAGCGATGTCATCGAATACCTGGACCTCATGTCGCAGAAAGGCGACGTCAAAGCCTCTCTGAATTTGGGGAGAATATTTTATGACGGACAGAGGGGTCTCGATCACGACTATGGCCTTGCAAagaaatatttctttttggTTGCCTCTAGATACTGGAAAAGAGACGGTACGCTTGTGGATAACGCAAAGCCGGGCACCGATAAAATCGCTGCCAAAGCTGCGGGCTTCATCGGTCGCATGTACCTACGAGGAGAGGGCCTGCCACAAAACTTTGAGAGAGCTAAAGTATGGTTTGAGCGAGGGACGAAGCTCAACGACGCCCAGTCGCAGTATGGAATGGGTTTGATATTACTAAACGGCCTAGGTGTCAAGGAGAACGTTAAGCGGGCCTCGGAGCTTTTCCAACTTGCAGCAGCGGCAGACTATGCCCCAGCCCAGGTTGAGATTGGGCGACTGTACCTTGATCAGGGCGAAGCTGAGGACCTGCGAGTGGCAAGCAACTTCTTCGAACTTGCGGCTAGATATGGAAACATCGAAGCCCATTACTATCTGGCGGAGATGATATATAATGGCGTAGGGCGCGAAAAGGCTTGCAATATGGCCTTGGGCTACTACAAAAATGTTGCAGAGAAGGCAGAGCCCCTGGTCTCGTCGTGGGCAGATGCGAATGATGCCTATGATGCTGGGGACTATGAAGTTGCCTTCCTTGAATATCTAATGGCAGCTGAACAGGGCTATGAGAGAGCACAAAACAATGTGGCTTACATGTTGGACATGACCGAGTCGGAGAAAAAATCGTTGTGGCTGGGCAAGTCACAGACCGAAGGAACTCTCCTCAATAACCCAAGTCTGGCTCTTATCCACTGGACACGATCGTCGAAGCAGGCCAACATCGACTCGTTGGTCAAGATGGGTGACTATTACTTCTATGGTATCGGCACCAAAGCTGATGTCGGCAAGGCCGTGCAGTGCTATACCGGAGCGTCGGAGTACTCGCAAAGTGCCCAAGCCCTGTTCAATCTCGGATGGATGCACGAAAACGGTGTTGGCCTTGAGCAAGACTTCCACTTGGCCAAGAGATTCTATGACCAGGCACTGGAGGTGAATGAGGAGGCATACCTCCCTGTAACGCTGAGCCTCTTGAAGCTTCGAATTCGAAGTGCCTGGAACACGATTACACATGGCGAGGTTCATTCCATCCAGGACGAACCCA GCAAAAGCAAAGACTGGTCACTAGCAGAGTGGATTGCCAACTTTATGAAAGACGACCAATACTATGACGACGAAGCACTGTATGGGGATTACATGGATGATGATACTCTGGATGTCGGGGATGATGACTATCTTGACGCGGGCGGTGTTGTAGAAAGCATCCTCGTTGTTGGCATCACCTTTTCTCTGGTATTGCTTCTATGGTATCGACAGAGGATGCAGCAAGCT
- the MSB1 gene encoding Morphogenesis-related protein MSB1 — MPGFLSRLKGREVLRKKRNNVQGFTDSLPQKPKWDDAYTRPSVEPEEIHELLHICTAELKARGLDIPFLLLPYRPTSDPSAVRTFMRRFFDDGYGLKGDILAQELRMTEPMVISGVLKWCWSRISGGVVGWDAYELFKIGEGDSRMARDSFKTFIPLSVESGARQRIIFDFFELTAAIAAHGKTNGFGGRQLPRMAAWWAFEQKDTGSGFDGGYKAWQKAADATTHLFFSYLRSLTPEEGLTGITLLPRSLEKLLNETEYPPITPPTLVSKTNKLVMLVDTVSPTPFALLRRAGHFQYRDSDPALQQFSDYNDPVQALTEECLRVLRAISAANESQVSSVKHSTSLRDASWSRFEDIGFAGTVEEEPQIEDSRLPTQNRQIQGLRSTPASGSDFGRPTTPSWADFLSSGFIDENQAPSSVLLPPDKVLPPIETQIRQHSSQSHRPRLENTTTLQPGELASITLMDLDNAFWWVWMSSLAPEETSERKSAFGRCAIIETKIAGGRWLVMEEMIAGAAPEPDEGAYIAEKKGLFSWTKRGRNMARRKSVGKHALGRGDKNAPSFGSSKTNVGPETHAKIQAKAAQMRAVKENEQLAASRRGRTDGSVPEKTTSVLSLQPNLAPEAISAIRWATKYDKGNIKDAYMANNSAGRGVAVSSPITQRTNGAAATNGNGHTVEKKPDLPTKDDTPVAMVSTPLPEPDVKQTDPQVTEPAVEKRDTPSPPPKDIDTPITPVTPSVPGVESLSPEMGVQKGALQANREKSGLRKLFKRKNRSSKIPDGASADLERMLQKEHAVAEESARTSDIDKSPVPEEATPVVTPIQESPFDTAVPSHVAEVTTEAPPAVENIEPTYDPSASKDLSPIDAHDAAEAKDEFARFDQGPLTDQPAFVPDEDDATPPPIARHSNPREDSGNKTQTEGPAETLSQSAGPGVQDRWAQIRKNAAQRAATRPKEDNSRANKNSGDDDDTSVEETIESRVARIKARVAELTGNMETGNGPQLPVAGRS; from the exons ATGCCAGGGTTTCTCTCTCGCCTCAAAGGCCGTGAGGTTCTACGAAAGAAGAGGAATAACGTGCAAGGGTTTACCGACTCTCTTCCACAGAAACCAAAATGGGATGACGCCTACACACGGCCGTCAGTTGAGCCAGAGGAAATTCACGAGCTGTTGCATATTTGCACGGCAGAGCTTAAAGCGCGGG GCCTCGACATCCCGTTTCTACTCCTCCCCTACCGGCCAACCTCCGATCCCAGCGCCGTCCGCACTTTCATGAGACGCTTCTTCGACGACGGCTATGGCTTAAAGGGGGACATCTTGGCACAGGAGCTGCGCATGACCGAGCCAATG GTCATCTCGGGTGTCCTAAAGTGGTGCTGGAGTCGCATTTCAGGTGGCGTTGTTGGCTGGGACGCCTACGAATTATTCAAGATAGGCGAAGGTG ATTCACGTATGGCCAGAGATTCTTTCAAGACATTTATACCCCTGAGCGTGGAAAGCGGAGCTCGCCAACGCATCATTTTCGATTTCTTCGAGTTGACAGCAGCCATTGCCGCCCACGGCAAAACCAATGGTTTTGGTGGACGTCAGTTGCCTCGAATGGCTGCGTGGTGGGCATTTGAGCAGAAAGATACGGGCAGTGGTTTTGATGGTGGCTACAAGGCCTGGCAGAA GGCCGCCGATGCCACCACTcatctcttcttctcctaTCTGCGGTCTCTTACGCCGGAAGAAGGTCTCACCGGAATCACTCTGCTTCCTAGATCACTGGAGAAGTTGCTCAACGAAACCGAATACCCACCGATTACTCCGCCGACACTTGTCTCAAAGACTAACAAGCTGGTCATGTTGGTCGACACTGTCTCGCCGACGCCTTTTGCCCTGCTCCGCCGTGCTGGCCATTTCCAGTACCGCGACTCTGATCCAGCCCTGCAACAATTCTCCGACTATAACGATCCGGTACAGGCATTGACTGAAGAGTGTCTTCGAGTATTGCGCGCTATTTCTGCTGCAAACGAATCTCAGGTATCCAGCGTCAAGCACTCAACCAGCCTGCGTGATGCATCATGGTCACGGTTCGAAGACATAGGCTTCGCAGGCACTGTTGAGGAAGAGCCTCAAATTGAGGATAGCCGCCTCCCAACTCAGAACAGGCAAATACAAGGGCTTCGAAGCACACCTGCGTCCGGGTCCGACTTTGGCCGCCCCACGACTCCATCCTGGGCTGACTTCCTGTCATCGGGCTTCATTGATGAGAACCAGGCTCCTTCGAGCGTCCTCCTCCCGCCTGACAAGGTTCTGCCTCCCATTGAAACTCAAATCAGACAGCATAGCTCACAGTCGCACCGTCCAAGATTGGAGAATACCACCACTCTTCAACCCGGAGAGCTTGCCAGCATTACCTTGATGGACCTTGACAACGCCTTCTGGTGGGTATGGATGAGCAGCTTGGCTCCTGAGGAAACGTCTGAGCGCAAGTCCGCTTTTGGCCGTTGCGCCATTATTGAAACAAAGATCGCTGGCGGTAGATGGCTTGTTATGGAGGAAATGATTGCAGGCGCTGCTCCAGAGCCGGACGAAGGGGCCTATATTGCGGAAAAGAAAGGTCTGTTTAGCTGGACCAAGCGCGGCAGGAATATGGCTCGCCGTAAGTCGGTGGGGAAGCATGCTCTCGGTCGTGGTGATAAGAACGCCCCGAGTTTTGGAAGCAGCAAAACCAACGTCGGCCCGGAGACCCATGCCAAAATccaagccaaggcagccCAGATGCGTGCCGTCAAGGAGAATGAGCAGTTGGCTGCATCACGACGTGGCAGAACAGATGGATCAGTGCCAGAGAAGACTACGAGTGTGCTTTCGCTGCAACCCAACCTTGCTCCTGAAGCTATTTCTGCCATCAGATGGGCCACAAAGTACGACAAGGGCAACATTAAGGACGCGTACATGGCTAACAATAGTGCCGGACGTGGAGTCGCGGTATCGTCACCAATCACACAACGGACCAACGGTGCCGCGGCCACAAACGGCAACGGTCATACTGTCGAGAAGAAACCAGATTTGCCGACCAAGGATGACACGCCTGTCGCGATGGTGTCTACTCCCCTGCCCGAGCCTGATGTCAAGCAAACCGACCCTCAAGTCACGGAACCGGCGGTCGAGAAGCGTGACACCCCATCCCCACCCCCCAAGGACATTGATACGCCAATCACTCCTGTGACACCTTCGGTCCCGGGTGTTGAGAGTCTTTCACCTGAAATGGGTGTTCAAAAGGGCGCACTGCAGGCAAACAGGGAGAAGTCGGGCTTGAGAAAACTATTTAAGCGCAAAAACCGATCATCCAAGATCCCTGACGGTGCTTCTGCCGACCTGGAACGTATGCTGCAGAAGGAACATGCCGTTGCCGAGGAGTCAGCTCGCACATCAGACATTGACAAGTCCCCCGTACCAGAGGAGGCAACCCCTGTTGTAACTCCTATTCAGGAATCTCCTTTTGACACTGCTGTGCCTTCTCATGTTGCCGAGGTGACAACAGAGGCTCCCCCTGCTGTTGAGAACATTGAGCCAACCTACGACCCTTCAGCCAGCAAGGACCTATCGCCCATTGATGCACACGACGCGGCTGAGGCCAAAGATGAATTCGCTCGATTCGACCAAGGCCCCCTCACCGACCAGCCTGCCTTTGTtcccgacgaggacgatgctACTCCACCGCCAATAGCTCGCCACTCAAATCCCCGAGAAGACAGCGGCAACAAGACTCAAACTGAAGGGCCGGCTGAGACGCTGAGCCAAAGTGCCGGCCCCGGTGTCCAAGACCGCTGGGCTCAGATTCGCAAGAATGCTGCGCAGAGAGCTGCCACTCGCCCTAAGGAGGACAATTCCCGAGCCAACAAGAACTcgggtgatgatgacgacaccAGCGTAGAAGAGA CTATCGAGTCTCGCGTTGCCCGAATCAAGGCCCGCGTTGCGGAGCTCACTGGCAACATGGAAACTGGTAACGGTCCTCAGTTGCCAGTAGCTGGAAGATCTTAG